The window GATGATATCGAAATCTTATAAAAGAGAGACATACACCAGCTCTTTAATGGCTATCAGAAGATTTATTCATCTATGGTCATTCAAAGAACtggataaaatagaataaaattcccATTTGCTATCCATGGATTTCGCAATAACTCCAACCTTTTAGATTATGATTTCcaactttttccctctctttttttgtagATTTGGTTCACAGGATGCTGttatcctgttataatttttctcactttctctAAAAAGAGAGGATTTTGAAGGGAACAATGATCACGTTAAAATAAGAATGCAAAATTGTATTTAATATTTGCTTGGTTTTCCCATTCATATCCTCAGCCCATATTACGTTGGGTTGGTGTCcccaaattaaaatgtaaattttaactcAGTGATGCATCTATAGACTATCATTTCATGTgaaatatgtgtgtgtctatatacaCACATTTGCATCTATACTTTTCCTTTTACATCCTTTCATTATAATGAGGAGTGAGCAGTTGAGCAAATACCATAAAAGTAAACAGCTATTtataacaaaaaaaatatatactcacATAGCCAAAAACCTTCAAACACCCTGAGAGAGTAACTCTACACGCAAAGCCAGAGAATGGGAACCAGGACTTCTAAGATTCTATATTCCCACTGGGGAAGTTTgaagatagaaaaacaaaagtgtTTGTTGAACTCTTACTGATTATTAATGAGGATGATTCAGAGATACTTGCATGGGAGTGGTACAAGGGTACAGATTCTACTCCAATTGCAAAGCTATGCTGCTAAACAGTTTATGATCTCACCTGGGAGCATTAAatgttgaggattaaatgaaatacgGTCAAGTGACCAGTGTGGTGGCAGATGCTCAGCAAGTTCTCAGTAAATGGTTGTTATTAATATAATCATCCTGAAAGCAACCAAGTAGAGTAGACGGAAGGTCCTTCTACTATTGcacccattttacaaaagaagaaacaaaaatataaaattggagTAACCTTTCCAAAAGCCTCCAAAGGATCATTTCTTAACTCTAGATTTTAAGACCAGAATCCACTCCAACTAAGTATGTGCAGATTCTTGAGAAATTTGAACAGCTAAAGCTATCTCCATTGCTCCATTTGTGATGATAAGCCAGGCTGTCCAACTGTGGAGTATTTcaaataaacaacccaattatatgTCTCATTTTCTGCTGGCAACATGGAAATTTATCCAactaaaaaaacttttaaaaacagcatTATATAAGGGTCATCTGTTGGGTAATGTGTGTGTTAAATTCTGTTAAAGCtagaatttcttaattttctttttcctattccttttcaTCCATACTTTGCCATTGATCTGAGATGTGAAATATTGGATGTGtccagaaaagagaggaaaaagagaaaagatatataGCTGGTGGCAGCCACCAGAAATTGTTTATGGGTCCCTGAAGATCTATAGTGTTGAAATTGTAGTGTTAGTATTACCAAATTCTGTCATCCTCACATATTCTTATAGACTCACCGATTCAGAGACCTAGAATAGACCTTCAGAGAGATTTTACTTCAGTGACTTTTCTGTGATTATGTGGTTATTTATGGCCAGGTCAGAACAATAGACAAGGTGTGACTCTCAATTGAGGACTCCTTTTCTCAGGGACTTGCTCAATGCTTCTTTGCTCTCTCACATACTCTTCACACCTCATTCTCAATTCTAGAACAGGTGGAACTGAAGACCAACCTGAGTTAATAAGTGGCTTTACCCAAAGTGGATAAGCTGAGATTCCTCTCTGATTTGCTTGACATTTTCTCTCGTGTTGCAAGTAATTTATGTTTTGATTAGTAAGgacaaatttgagagagagaaagaaatcattGTTCTTAGATCAAATGCATATGGAAGAGTCAGGATATATTTCAAGTGGTGTTTTAAAGCTGTGAATCATAGTAAGTATATAACAAGTATCAATTTTCTAACAGGAGTTTGAGTAATTCCAGTGCCATTTGGGGTGGGGATGTGGATGGACAAGACTTGGATCTTATAcagtaaaatatttctaaaacattcTATTTTTATGTGTAAAACAATACTTTAATGCTAACCATTTATCCATGATACTGAAAAAATTTCTCACTTTATTCTGGAACACTGATCATAAATAGTTGTGCTATGTTTTGTGCTGATGGTGCTCTATTCAGCTGAGTTTTAAGGTTATTAGGGGCAGAGACAATGTCATCATCTTCATGTTTGGGAAAGTAGTGAGTTCCCAGTGAACAATTTATCCCtaataaaaggaaatagaaattgcaagagaaaaatactcaaatatatttctttctccatttctagAATCATGTCAGTCATCAGTGTTCTTTTTGATTCTTGGAAAGAGCTGTTACACTGGATCCCACTTGCTCCCCATACTGCAACCACAACAAAGTAGCAGCAATATTAATGGCAGTAGCTATCATTTATAGAACACATTTGAtataaatttaaatcattttctctAATCTTCACATTAACCAGCAAgtcagaaattattattttttccttttagttgaggaaacacataaaattaactaaCTTTCAAGGTCATATAGCTAGAAAAGCAGTACTGTGCAATATTTAAACACATGGACTGGAGGGTTATACAGTTGTGTATTCTAGATCCAACTCCTCCAATTCCTGGCCATGTCTCCACTGCATGTCGCTTCACCTAAGCCTTTGTTTCCTCAACTACAAAATCGGAGTCATAATTGTATTTTCcacataggattgttgtgagactTGAGTGAGATACTCAATGGAAAGAGCTTAGCAAAGTTCTtgggatatatacatatatatacatacatatatatatatacatatatatatattctgcatGCATGCAGACTGACACCAAAACCTGTTTTCTCATCATGCAATTCTCAAAAATGTGTGCTTTCCTTTAGGTACAATGCTTTCTCTTCTCATCTGTGGTTTTGCTAATTTCTCTGCCTTTCACCAACCAACTAACATTTCCTTTCTCGGGTCATGGTATGGACACAGACAATTATGTTCTTAGTCATCCTTTGGGTCTAAGaatttcatcttcaaaaatcatcCGTGCCTCTGAAAGCTAGACTGTGTCCCATATAATCTGGGATATAATTCTCTCATATCACTTCTAGTGCATTATATTTTTGTCTACCTGTCTGTGTCTACCAGTAGACTCTGAGGTCCTTAAGGGCAAGGACTATGTCTTTTTATTCAGTATATCTCAACAGCCGGAACTGGGTCTCAGCCATGGaacatattcaacaaatattggaTGAATGGGTGTGTCAAGGCCAGGATGTGTGGAAGGAATGAGGAATGCATGCTGAGCTATCAGTGTTGCCATCCAAATTGGGACGGGAAAGAACTAACGAGAAAGGAGAACCAGGGGTTTAAGAAACATGTTGCCATAGCTGCATCTATCTGGGTTCCCACCTTGAGGCAAAGCACAAACTTATAGGCCAAATGCTGCAGAAGGCAACACGTAAGTATAAATAAGTcagtctctcttctctttcctctcccaagTCCTTGTAAGCCTAAGCTTACCTCAAAGCAGGGACACTACCCTCTCCCAACACCACAGCAAAAAGAGGCATCAGTGTCTGCAAATCACTGGGAGTTCCTCAGAGAACAGTGCTCCAGAGCAGTGCTTCTCCAAGTTTATGCACAAATTCTATAACCAGTGGTGTTAACGTGCCGATTCTGTTCCAGGTGTTCTGGGACTGTATAGTTTTTCTTGGATTTTGCTGTCTGGGAAAGAATTTCACAAAAATTATGGGCAATGTTCAAaaagccaaaaaaacaaaaaaataatagtgagGCATTTTATTCtagatcagtgtttctcaaccttggctacaCATTAATAACTTTGAAAAGCTTTTTTTGAAATACAATACCAGAACAATTATCACATCCCCACCCCATCAATTAATCAATTTGGGGCGTGGGAAGGCTTcttcccagatgattctaatgtgaaGCCTATATGGGAACGCCAAAACTGAGAGTAagaatttagaaattttaatagCAATTTGACAAATTAAGTTTATGTCTGTTGACTCTGACAATAAAAGCAGATgggttaatagaaaaaaaaaaaaattgacttagAAAGTAACATTtgatccccccaccccctccccaaaggAAAGCTTCTGAATAACCAGACACCCACCATTGTCACTGGAGATATGCTGGGACCCTTCTTTAGGCTGTTACCTCTTAAAGTTGAAACGTTGTGGTCAGTGATTAATTGCTCAGACAGCTCCTTCAGGGCACCTGGGTAAAACAGGGTTAATGAACAGAAGTGGGGTAGGTGGGGTTACAAACCAGGAACACATGCCTTCTGAGTTAGATAGCTTTCTTCCAGTTTAATTgctgttaaaacacacacactctcacataaCACGGAAGGTGAGGGCTGAATGAAGTTTTCTGGGTAATGGCTTGAAATGTTTTCCTTATGAGAAGTGGTGTTGAGTTACAGCATGCAGACCGAGAGCTGggaggagagaagctgcagctcaGCCGACCCCCACCTTTGCCTGGACTTGTGTGAAGGTGGACATGGGCTCAATGAGACAGGATGAGTGATGTACTGAAGTATCTTGTGGCTGGAATCGACTGCTCCCAGAGTGACCTGAGGCCAGCGATTACCAGGATTTACCCAGGGGCCAGCCGAGAAGGCACAGATGCTCTGCCGTGAAATGCCACGCAGGCAGAGACTGACAAGCAGTAGGCGCTGAGCTTTCGCCTTGGACTGCTGTTTCCTGCTGGGTTCAGGGGAGGGGAGCGCTTTCTGGGAACTCTGCAGCAGCTGCTACTACTCCTCAGCTCCCTCTCCAGTCAAGGTAAGCAGGCTCAAAGGGAGGGCAGGCTGCAAGGGAAGCCTTTGTACCATGAACAAGATCCGAAAGTTCTTCCGAGGAAGTGGGCGAGTCCTGGCATTTATATTTGTAGCTTCTGTCATCTGGCTGCTCTTTGACATGGCAGCTCTCCGCCTCTCATTCAGCGAGATCAACACTCGTGTCCTCAAGGAAGACATTGTCAGGAGAGAGCAGGGTGGGTTCAGAGTCCAGCCAAACCAAATGAAAATCCTTTACAGCAGCataaaagagatgaagcccccACCGAAGGGATATCGGAAGGGGGCATGGGGCAAAGAGAACTTTAGAAAGACTGAGGAGAGTGTGCTCAAGGTTGAGGATGATTTGGACCGaacacagagggaaagaaaaatgcagAATGCCCCAGGAAGGAGTAAGGTGATGCCTCTGTGGCAACCTGCACATCTGCAGACCCTGCCACCGACGCTTGCCAAGCAGAAGACAGAGGGGCAAGACATCAGACCTGAAGCCTTCGCTCGCTGGGTGAGACCAAAGCACATGACAGCTCAGGGGGCTCAGAAAACTCCATTCATAGATGAAAAAGGAACTCCATTGGTCAAAATATCTGTACACACAGGAATTGTCGGAGTAAACGAGAAGACCCTGACAGGTCACAGTCTCAGAAGCAATGCATCAAAGCAAGCAGCTGAAAGGGACCTCAATGTGACCATCAATCTTAACACTGACAGACCAAAGCAGAAAGCACAGATAGTAGCAAATGAGAGGACACGCCCTGCCAACCCGCCAGTGCCGAAATCTGGGGAAATGATAGCCTTAAATAAAACTGAGACTCAGACCAAAGAactaaatgcaaataaacacaaagcCAATAAGGGTCTACCCTTTTCCAAGTTCATTATCAATTCAAATCGCTTAAAGAAGCACTCTATTAATAATGAGACACATTTGGGAGACATGCCAAAGGATGATGGAGCTAAAATGGCTCATGGGAAGAAACTCGATTTCTCTGAAAGTCATGTTGTGATTATAACCAAGGAGGAAGAGCTAAAGACAGACACCAAAGAGGTCCTCAATTATAAAACCAAAAGTATAATTCCCAAAGTATTGGGTGAAAGCCAAGGCAATCATACTTCCAGGAATATAAGTGAGGTATCTTTCTCTTCACTTGTCCTACAGAGAGCAACAATGTCTCGAATCAACACAACCTTAGCTGGGGAGCTAGAGCCTGTAAGAGTCAACTCAACTGTCAAGGCCCAGCCCACAGAAAACAACCAAAGTCATATAAAAACCCATTTAGCTGAAGACCATGGGACACACCAGGTGTTAAGGATTGATATGACACTTTTTCCAAGGGACCCCAAAGCTCCGGGTCAGTTTGGACGTCCCATAGTTGTCCCTcctggaaaggagaaagaggcagaaagaagatggaaagaaggaaacttcAATGTCTACCTTAGTGATTTGATCCCAGTGGATAGAGCCATTGAGGACACAAGACCTGCTGGGTAagaccttttctcttctttttcctcaatCCCAAGTATTCTGGCTTTATGTAGAGattaatttctatataatttcatgtgatttttggtcACTTAGAAAATTAAAGCAGCAGTAACCACTACACAATGCTCAAATGTTCTACCATTcacacagaaacaaacaaaaatctgatATTGGAAACCCACTATATTCCCTGTCTACACTTATTTCTCTGAGACATTGGCCATCACCCTGTTAGCTCATGTCCCATTTCCTTTcccatattaaaataattcaatgaTAGCAATTCATAATAAGATAATTATGAATGCAAGGGTTCAATGTATAGTTATAACTCTGACATTACAACAATGACAATGAAGTGAATTcctgattttgaaattttttttattatcatcAAGTGTGTTAGGATATATTTGGGAAAGGCATGTAGGGGAGAGGCCTCTAGGCCTCCCTGAAATCATATTAACCTGCAGAATTCTGACTAATCATGAGTAACGGTCAGCAGATTAACATGTGAAGAAGTGACTTTACTTCCTAAAATTATATGTCCTTTGTAGATGGAGATGAGAGACATTTCAGGAGTTCAGTTATACAGGAAGAATAATGTTGGAAAATGTCAATCAATCAGTAACTAGAAAACACCTTCAGGAGGTACAGGAGCATAATAATAATCACTTATATTTGTACAGAGTTTTACCATTTACCAAGAGCCCGCATACACATCAGATGAACTTCATAAGAGCCCCAGAAAGGAGATGAAAGATGTAATAGGTGAGGATACTCAAGTTTGTGCAGCTCTAAAGCTGCCCAATGGGTCTTACTGAACCCGTTCTTCAAAGATTTAAATTGCTTTAACTATATAACCAGAAGGTAGATCAAATCACAAATATTTGATCTGACTCAAATATAGTTGGTGTTCCTGGTCATTTTGAGCCAACTCATGTGTGAAAATACTTTATAGTCAGATATTCATTATCTATTGATTGATAATGCAGCTCCCTGTATACCTTGATGTCCAGTTCCCTAAGCAAAACAGTGTTTGTCAGGAAGTCACAATTAGAGAATGCCGAGATTCAAACTTAGCACATGTATGAAAACAATAGgcttttggaaaatttttctttGTGATCTAGGTAGTCAGTGTTACATTTAAGTGTTACCAGGGGGAAGGCAGATATAAATGAGCCTCTATTCTTCTTAGTAACAAGATACATCACTGTCAGTGTGACGTCAGCTATAATGAGGTGATTTAGTTCCCTTTGCCACTGGCAAATGGCACTGTTACATATTCATTGCCTGcttgggccaggcactgtgctgggccaTTCATATAACTCACCCTGCTGATATGCACAACTCTGGTGTAGaatacaaacataatcaaaataaagataaggaaactgcgGCCCTGGGAACTTAAATTATCTGTGGTCATAGAGTTAGTCATTGTAGAGAAATAACACAAATCCATGCTCAAACATTATGCCATGCTACCTCCCATTTCCTGCTGATTGCCCTCTCCTCCTCCAGcaaaaaaaaagatccaaaagTTATGTTGAACCAGCTATGGTCTGAAATCCTACATGTGTCAGGAATACACATATGCCATGTTTGAACACAAAATGCAGAGAGATGAAACAGTGGGCCAGCAGACCCTTACAGAGTCTGGGGAAAGAATAAGATGCTGCACAGAAGTCTGAGCTGCCGTTCCAAACCAGAGAAAGGGCAATTGTTTAAGGGCCAAAGCAAGAAAGAATAATGTTATTGGCAATGTGATTTGTTGAAGGCTCTTACTGGTTCCCAGCACTTAGTATTCCTGCAACTTGGTCTGTGGAAGTTAAGGTTTGCAGCCCAGGGAAGTTACAGTCAGGCTCTGTGCTCTGATGGAGTCTGTCCCGACTGCAGGAGAAAGTGACACGTGTGCCTGAGAGGATGAGTCAGAGCATGTGGCCAGGACCCCTCCCTCTTATCATACAACCCACCTTGGCAAACTAAATATAGGCGTGCTCTCAGCAAGCTGCCTGCATGGTGATCTCTTCCACCAGCGGGACTGAGGTGATGGGTATGGGACTCCCTGAAATATTTACAACCCTTTGATGCCACTcttccttgaaagaaaaaaatcgcttttgtttcttttttactcaAACACTCAGACTACAAATATATGCAAAGCATGTATGCATGTGGCTAaagtttagaagaaaatacaaatgaaaaacatttgATTCATCAGTTTGGCAGGATTTGGAATGAAGTTTTTTACTtgggctttatttcttttctgccttaaaagaaaaagtatgaGATGGCTTACAAGAATACAA of the Choloepus didactylus isolate mChoDid1 chromosome 9, mChoDid1.pri, whole genome shotgun sequence genome contains:
- the GALNT5 gene encoding polypeptide N-acetylgalactosaminyltransferase 5, whose translation is MNKIRKFFRGSGRVLAFIFVASVIWLLFDMAALRLSFSEINTRVLKEDIVRREQGGFRVQPNQMKILYSSIKEMKPPPKGYRKGAWGKENFRKTEESVLKVEDDLDRTQRERKMQNAPGRSKVMPLWQPAHLQTLPPTLAKQKTEGQDIRPEAFARWVRPKHMTAQGAQKTPFIDEKGTPLVKISVHTGIVGVNEKTLTGHSLRSNASKQAAERDLNVTINLNTDRPKQKAQIVANERTRPANPPVPKSGEMIALNKTETQTKELNANKHKANKGLPFSKFIINSNRLKKHSINNETHLGDMPKDDGAKMAHGKKLDFSESHVVIITKEEELKTDTKEVLNYKTKSIIPKVLGESQGNHTSRNISEVSFSSLVLQRATMSRINTTLAGELEPVRVNSTVKAQPTENNQSHIKTHLAEDHGTHQVLRIDMTLFPRDPKAPGQFGRPIVVPPGKEKEAERRWKEGNFNVYLSDLIPVDRAIEDTRPAGCAQQLVHNSLPTTSVIMCFVDEVWSTLLRSVHSVLNRSPPHLIKEILLVDDFSTKDYLKDKLDKYMSQFPKVRILRLKERHGLIRARLAGAQNATGDVLTFLDSHVECNVGWLEPLLERVYLSRKKVACPVIEVINDKDMSYMTVDNFQRGIFVWPMNFGWRTIPPDVIAKNRIKETDVIRCPVMAGGLFSIDKNYFFELGTYDPGLDVWGGENMELSFKVWMCGGEIEIIPCSRVGHIFRNDNPYSFPKDRMKTVERNLVRVAEVWLDEYKELFYGHGDHLIDQSLDVGNLTQQRELRKKLKCKSFKWYLDNVFPDLKAPIVRAGGVLINVALGKCISIENTTALLEDCDGSSKLQQFNYTWLRLIKHGEWCLAPIPDKGALELHPCDNRNKGLKWLHKSTSVFHPELVNHIVSENYHQLLCLEGNVSQKSLKAATCDPVKPNQKWKFEKYYEG